CAGGAGCACCGTTTGAAATTTCCTCCCCATCAGAGCACAAAGGGCATCACGTAAGGATGTTTGCAAAAGTAGTGGAgcatttcattgtgtttttttttttttttttttttttttttttttttttaatttattttctgtcacTTCAGAATATGTATTCGCTATGAAATGAGTTAAAAATCCGCCACATGAAAACATGAACTTTACACATTTTAAATGGTGCACTCAAGTTCCCCCAAACAGCTTCTGAATAAACTTTGTTTAGCAATTTAAGactaataaaaataattcttcTTTAATACTTGTTTTCCTATAGTTTTGCTGCCCAAACATTCTCTCTAAACTCTCTCTAGTCAAAGCATTATCCACAGGGTGGGAGTAGAGAGACATTTCCTCTCAGCAGCCTTTATCTCATGTTCAGGCAATCAAAAAAGTATGCTGAAGCAACTATCTCTTCGAACTTTACATCTGTAACGTCTCTGTTCAGTTTGAGTGAATCAAGCAGTTTTCGACCTGATgcaaaaacagaacaggttAAAATGCTACAAAGGTAATACTCCCCGAGTTAACTGTTGAACGAAATCTTTGTGGTAAGGAAGGAAAAACGTTAAATCCTGCCTATTTTTGGGCATGGGACCACGGCCACCCATTCCTGTAAACTGCACTGGGAAGTGAGCGCCGGTGCTCATGCACCCAGAGAGGGGCCATGCTGACCCCATTACACGAGCAGATATCTTAAATGCTTGCACATGTGGACGGCGATGCTGTTTGCAGCCGTTGAGCTGCTTAGCAGGCCCCCAAAAGCCCTCAGGGAccttctttctcttctcttttctctttccctccccctcccctcacTTGCTCCATCATTATCGCCCACATGCTTTTCCAGAGACATCCTGAGTGAAACAGCTCGACGTCCTCGATGGCTATCACATGTTCCTCCTGTGGAGGGAGGCAGCTCCCCTggaagacatgttgaggagaaTAAGACAGGCTGTACTAGCCTCAGTTTTTCTTTGTGCTTTCTTTCATCAAATATGTTGCAAAACTTTTTAGAAGTTTCAAAGTCATAGGGAAAAACTTGTGGCTTTGACATTTTTTTGAATCCTCTGGGTCTCCTCGTGAAATCACCCTTTCTCTTTTCATGAAAAGTGATTTATAACGATGTTTGTGTGTTAGGTTCCTTACATCAAACTTCTTCTGTTAGCTATTACCTCACTAAGTTCTACCACGATTTAAAACTGTTTAGGGACTTCATATAACCCTATATTGAATTTTTCAGTATATTTGATCTACATTTAAGCAATTTCTTTCAGATGCTGGAAGATGGACCTAATAATATAAATCATTGTTCTCTAAATCTTTCTCTATCTTCTTGGACTTGCACTGCAGCAGGAATTGAGGCCAGTTTTTTTACACAAACCCCACCCAcctcaaaaaagaaacagaaatacaGGTCTTATTTTTGAAGGGTTCACCAGAGGATAAATCCTACTGACTTTGGAGATTTCTTGTATTATTATTGGAATTGGTGGCTGTGGTCCCATGCCCAAAGATAGGCAGGATTTAACTTTTTTCTCCTTACCACAAATATTTTGTTCAACAGTTACCTTTGCAGCATGTTAACACATCCTGTTTCTGCATCAGGTCTAAAACTGAACAGAGATGTTACGGATTTAAAAGTTGAAGATACAGTTGCTTCAGCATACTTTTTTGATTGCCTGAAGTAGGGTCATTGTAGTGTCACTGTTGTTTTGGAGCACACTGGGGAGACCACGGCCATTGGGGAGGGCTGTTGCAATGAGGGGCTGTGCTTCATGTGCAATGATTCCTAGGTGGGTGGTACATGTCAAAGTAAAAACCACATGGATAAACTTTTAAGCATACCACTGAATTCTAAACCTCCAGGTGATTTTAACACTGCTGATTTCTGTatgaacaaatgaaaaaaatatataacttaATTTTATTTCAGCTTTACAAACTTATCAGTAATGGCATAACTGATGTGTGCTTACAGTTACAATAACGTATCTCCTACTTTTACTGATGGGTTGAGTATAACAGTTTGTATAGTCAGTATATTGTAATTAGCTAACTGTTTCAGTTGTTCATAGCTAATCGTTTCATGAGTAAAAACAGGACGTCAACCACCTTGCCACTAGGAAAAAATCAATGGCTGCCCAGTGACTGAATTATTTTGCTGTCTGAGACTGTTTTAGAAGTAGTTTCCATGAAGATCTGGTTGCTCAGAGGTTGACTGTGCAACATCCTTATCCTTTGGGGGACCACTTCTGATTGCGAGTGCAGTTGCTTGCTTGCCTGTCTCGAAACAACTGGAGTCTGTCCCAGAGTTAGCACTCTCAGACAGATCGGTCAATGATCgatcttttttttataaatgtagacAGACTGCCAGCATATTGCAATCGGTGAGTTAGTCTGCACTGCAATAGGACACTTGACTCAACTGGTTATGAGCTGGTTACATTCCAATATCAACAGAAGATTGTTGTGGGATCGTCAAGGAAAGACTAAAATAAAGCTGTagacttcttttttaaaaatcgttttctctcattttattGGAGGCGGAAGGTAAGACACACATTTCACTTTTCTCACAAACCTGGCCACCCTTCAGTATCTACAAAGTACTTCCTGTTCCTTCTTGAAAAGCAAGAACTACATCCATTGTACATGTTAGaaacagttatttaaaaaaaatagaaataaaaatgtacaacATACACttgatatatataatataattttttgctcttttttacaGAGGTAAAAATACTAAGCATAAAAAATGGGTCTAATTCAATACAGGGAGTTGTTTCTTAAATTTTTCAATTTAAATACACAAGGAGATAATGAGGATGCGTTCAGGCACTTGTAAATGGCTCTGCATGTGAGAACACCAAACAAGATGGAGGTAAAAGAtgacacacatacgcacactcTTTCCAATCTGATTGGCCCCTGCCCCTGATCGATCAATTACAGCATCTGAATCTACTCAGAAGGTGTCCATATGTCATAGCATATTCAGCTGATCCCAGTAGCTTTGGATCAAGGAGCAGAAAAGGATGAGCAGATCTGGAATATACGccaacacgcaaacacacacaccaacaacataCAAACTGGTACACAGGACAGGATGTATGACAAAGATACCACTGGGGAAGGAAAAAGGACATCCTCAGGCATTCTGTAGTTCGACTACAGTAAGTGACATTTCCTTGGCAAAACAATCAGGGATGGATGTTTGTTTCCAGAATTTCACGTTTTTCAGACTCCTGATCTTTTCCGATGGGATCCTGCTGATGTCCTGCgtctctttatttttaaaaatctcattgtGTTTGCGTTCTGATCCTCAATGCTGCCATCACCCAGGCTTAGATGAATCATCTAGCACCGGAGTGGTTGTACTTTTAGTGTTGCACTCTTATTGTGAGGGCGTGATGGGCCAGCTGCAGCATCACAAACCACGACAACTGAACTGACTATAacgttttttgttctttttgaaaTGTAGTCATGCCATATTCAAGCATGACTTTACTCTCTTTGTGCTTAGGGTGATACAACAGATCTGGGATTGAAGGGAACGAGTGCTGCTGTAGGACTGAGAAGAACAGCACATACATGTGTCACATGTGGTTTCAGCAAGTTAATCTCTGGATTAAAACACCACATTCTGCGCTTAAGGGAATAGTTTGACATTATGGATTCAACTTAGACCCTCTGATGGATGGTTTCTGGTGCCTTCTAAGACAGCCAGACAGGCCATTTCTACTGCTTCCAGTGTTTACGCAAAGCTAAGCTAACCACATCCCGCATCTaggttacatttttatttatcacaCAGACGCTATTGCACGTCTTATCTGTGTGTGCTTCCTAAAATGTCAAACTTTTCTTTACAATTTTATAAATCAGACTCGTCACATTGCTGAACTGACATACAtagtggaaaaaacacaaacccaAAAACCCACAAGTCCcatgttttaaaaagtcagCATTAATGTTTTacctttattcatttttttttgggAGTGATTTTGGATGTTTTCAATAGAGTTGTACGAGTTTTGGCATTTGCTTTTGCACATAAATGACAGGCGGGGGAGAGGTGATTGTACTTCGCTGGCAAACTAAAATCCATAGTTTAcatgctctttttttaaaagagtttcttttttattacaaaAATAGATTAAATGGAGTTTCAAAGAACATGTGGTGAGACTTGATTGAGCCATAACCAAGCTCACACTTTTCGCTATAGCAGACATCTTAAAAGAGACGAGTGAGACTCCACATTTTAAGGCATATGGGCACCAATTTAAACGGTATCGGATTGATTTTTCAGTCCTTGATGTAACACAGACCGCTGGCTAAGGTTCTGCaaagaacaagaaagaaaaaaaaaaaaaaaaaaaaaaaaaaaaaatcacactacTCCAAGTGCACTGTAAGTAAAAATGAGCCAAAATCTGACTGGAATAAGACTCAGTGGGTTCCCGGTTCAGGCGATTTTAGGCACTGTTTGAAATAATGTTTGAAAGGAGCAGGGGCGGATGCTAGCGTGACTTGAGGCACCGTCTCATTCAGTGAATGAATCATAGCCCAGCACCCTTTTGATGGTGGATCAATttaagagagaaaaataaataggATGAAAGCTTGAATCTTTGGGATATTAGACGAAGATTAAGATGAGTACCACGTTTGCCTCGGTGAACAAAGAAGACGTTGATGGTGGAGAGCTATGTAGACTATATACATGAGCTTTACTATAAGCTGCAGTACAGACAACAAAAGGCCTAGGCGCACAAGCATGCACATATACCAtcaacgcacacacacgcgcacactaaCACACATGCGCAAAGAGATGTAGTGTTTGATGTCTCGTGTTGCTGGAGTTGAGCTGAGCGGGCCTGATATTGGAATAGAGTATAAACAAAATGGCCACGCGTACATCAAAGGAGAGAatgaaaaacaggacaaagaaacAATTCAAGTTCTTTGACGCCGAGTCAGTGTACAAATATAACAATATAAAGTACCTGCATATGTGATACATGACATATAGGtcagctataaaaaaaaaaaaaaaaaaaaaaaggcccccTGAAAAAGAGTGCTCTCTCACTAGAAACAGAGCAAATGGCCACGTGGAGAGCTGAGAGAACTGTCTGCCGTAAGGGGGAGCTTATCTTCCCAGGCCGTTCAGAAAATGCAccagcagtttttttcttttttggcttaTTTCAGTGTCTGGAATTTGTAGAGAAACCCAGAGAAAACAAGGCAAGAGAGTAAGCAGCCATGACCACTTGTCCCTTCTGTTCGTTTCCCCATCCTTCCCTTTCCCTGTCCTTGCATTGGGTTTAGGTTTGAGTCGTGTCCCTCTGAGGTTTCAAAGCACGGCCGCTCAGCTCAGGGCCTTGTGTCGACCTCCGCAGCAGCCGCATGCAAGCCCTACCTGGTGGCAAGCGTGGAGAGGTGGGTAGAGGCAGAGGCAGGGCGCCACCAAAGACAAACCAAACAGGGCTAACCAGCGCGTGCCCAGACAGCCTCCCCCGCTACCCTCGCCCCCGTCACAGGAGCAGGCGTCTGAGTAGTCCCCCTCTGGGTCAGACATGCAGTGGTAGAGCATGGTGTCTGCCAGCCACATGCAGCTGACCCGTCGGATGCACATGCGCACCGGGTCTGGAGCATCCTGGCACCTACCTCTCCGGTTGCTGGAGAGGTAAAAAGCCTCACCGCAGTGCTCACACTGAGCACGCTCCATTCTGTCATCCTTCTGCCCCTTCCCACCATTGGTGGATGAAGAGGAGCTCGGGAGTAGGGAGCGAGGCTGACTGGACACCACAGACGGGAACTGCTGGCGATACGAGACGTTTTGGCCCTTACTGTTTAAGGGTCCAAGGGAGGGATCAGAGTCTGAGGGCGACAGGGCCGGTGCCAGCGGGTACGTGTAGTCGTGCTTCTGCGCCTCTGTCTTGTCAAAGTGGACATTGGGCTCAGGGTCGTCCATGTTGATGAATTTGTCACGCACTGTTGTGTGGCGGTAGTCCTCGTAGCCGGTGAGCCAGGAGCGATCTGAGTGGCGTCCACGATGACGCTCGGCGGGCCGCTCCCAGCTGCGCTCCCGAGGGTTGATGCGGACGATTTCCTCGTCCTCGAAGGTGACATGGCGGGGAATCCGAGACAATGGCTAAACAACAGAGAGAGTATATAACATAAACAACACTGGCAGTAATTCACTCataaaatatatgtataaaatatgTATGGATACAGCTTAGCCGTGTTTGTCTCACCTGGTCCAAGTAGTAGTGGTCTGAGAGCCGATAGGGATCGTGGCGAAATCCCAGCGGGCACTTGTGTCTCTGGGGAAGGGGCGAGGACTCGAGCGGCTGCAGAGAGGTCTCCAGTTTCTGGGAGGAGTTGGATGAGCTGTCTGTGGTATTCTGAGgtgacaaacaaacacaggatGCAGGCTGAAAAGCTGATTTCTGATTGCACACGTCAAACAAATAGTGAGAGAGGACACCCTGAttggacaaacaaaaacaggaagccTCCATGCAGCACTGAttggaaaaacaggaagtgtgagCTCTGTTTTCCAATCCACTTTTGGACTGCTATATGCGAGTTAAGCTTTTACTAACAACACCTGCCACAAAGAATCACTTACGAAAACATTGCAGGAACCATCACACCTAAAATCACAATTAAATTAACCActttgatttaatttatttttttaacatattttcacagCAAAAACTCTTATCTGACTCAGTATGAATATATTGTCTTGTATATTCATATGAACTGGGTATTTGACAATAAAAGTAAAAGGGAATCaattaaattaacattttttttaaaatgactgaaaacaagAAACCTAAGCATTCATGAAGATCAAGTGACTGATACAAAATATTCCTAAATCCAAAAAAGTGGAAACAGAAGCatcctttaaaatgtttttttaaagtctgcAGAAAAACTGTACACACACCATATCCACAGGCTCACCTTTTAAGCCTCTACACATCATCTCCTTCTCCCCAGTCAACCTGTCCTCCTTTCCTCAATCGCACTTTCTCCACATTCCACCTTTCCTTCTCCCTTTTCCACCTCTCCacgcatgtgtgtgcacatgtgaacAGTATCCCGTCTCCTTTCCGCTAAAGTCTATCAGGGCTCCAGTCCAACTCAAACACTGGCCAGACACAAGACAGTCAGACCGCTGCCGATTTCAGACATGCACAATGGGGGTCAGCCTCTGTTAGCCACCAGCTGATAGGCAAGGACTCCTTTTGTCTAATCATATCAGCATTGTAATATGAGTGCATGTATTGTAGATGTGTTTAGCCGCGGGGCAAAGGGTGCAGGTGTTTCTGTTTGAGAAGCTGTGCTTGAAATGTATCCTCTgcattttgtcttgctttggGGAAGACTGGTCACAAGAAGTCAATGGCAAGAACGATTTTTTGCATGTCTTACTTTTTCTTGACCATCTTCTCTTAGCTATCTGCAACAGCTGTGAGATTTCCAACATGTTTTCCCAGAAATGTTATTTCACAAATTAgattcgattttttttttttaattcaaactatCCAACTTCTCTTCAACTATTACTGGACAGATATACAAAAAGCTAGATCTGCCATAGAGAGGGGTGGCTGTAGATGCAAGGAATTTTCTATTAATGGCAACTACTTTTGTCATTTTGGAGATATAAtaaagtgtccttgagcaaaGCAATGAACCCAGAATTGCTACCGTTGGAGGCGACATTATGTGTATAGGCAATGGTCATGCCTTTGAGCTTACATGCTTACACTAACATGCCAACATGCTAATGATAATATTTCTAACATGTAAAACTCTATGCTTACCACTCCagctgttagcatgctgtccTTACATAATACAGCTAATTGTGCAATTCAATATATTAAAATTTCTGAATTGCTTACAAACAaatcacagaaaacaaacacaaaaagaaaccaCACGAACAAACGCCAATCAAGGCATGATTGGTGAATGAACTTCTAGAAGGCAAGATAAAGAGAAGTTCACACCTCATTCAATAACAGAAGTTATGCATTTAATCATCATTAACACTGAATATCAGAGAAATCTCTGAATGAAAGAAACAAGGTCAAGACCAAAAATAATCGGCTGTGATCTTTGAGTCTAAAGTGGAAATCACTTCACAGGCTCAGGAACACTTCAGGTAACATCAGGGAGGTGATTTAAAACCGTCCTGTGCAAAGACATTTTGCACATACTGGGATTTTGGAGGATGCAGAGTAGGAGTAGCTCATTTGGACACCATATCCTCCGGGCTAAGAGGGGGCAGCCTGTTCAGCTTGTTATCAGATCTCAGGACCTGTGATATTGTGACATTATAAAACTGAGCAACTGAAATTCTGTGGTGACCAAGAATGTGAAAACATTATGCTTTCAAAACTACAGCAAGTAATCCGGGAAAGATGTCTCATCCTGTACTTTGGGAAATATCTTAATGGATTTCTGTACCAACACCTgatagtttgtttttaaatgaaatgcgAAGTTTTAAGGATTTGCAAATTCTACTTTTATTTGGAAGCTACTGACATCATTTAGAATTTCTAAAACTATTCCTAAACTATtctcccccccccaccaccaaaaaaatataaatatttggcACTCCAATAAGCCTAAATCCAATGCTGCAAACTATTCTGCAGAACTATATGACCCAGATctgatatttgtgtgtgtgtgtgtgtgtgtgtgtgtgtgtgtgtgtgtgtgtgtgtgtgtgtgtgtgtgtgtgtgtgtgtgtgtgtcttgctgAAGCTATCCCCATTATATCCTACTCCCCACATGGATACTGCCATGCTGAGAATTTCCCCTTAGCTTTCTTACAAAGCCCTCAGAGCAGCCTGccaaaaataacataacatgCTGCCTCAGCTTTGGGCTCCGCCCCCTGGCGAAGCCATTATTGGGGGAGGAGTTGGTATGGTTGAAACCAGTCTGACTCTGGCCTCCATGGCTGCATCTAATTCAAAACACAGACCAGACTTTCAGCTGCAAGCTCAGACTGCACAAGAGGACAGGGAGACAAAGGGAGGAGTTGAGGGGGAGAGTTTGTATTTCTGGACAtcctctctctctatatattcTGGTCCAAGGCTGGACAGAGGgcatttcaagttattttcTGACACAAAACATGCCCCGACTCAAAGCTCGGGAGGATTCATCCTTCAACAGGCCTGTCTCGCTCTCCTGGGATGAGTCCAGAATTGCATCTATAGCTTTCACTCCCCCTGTTGTGAATGAGCCAAAATAGAGACAGAGAGGGGAGATGTGCTGAAGGGAGGGACAGAGGAAGGGTTAGGTTAAGTTTAGGTTTGGCGAACGAGGAATCATTTAGGGAAGTATGTCCATCCTATCCCCCAAGCCCATCCAACCATCCTCCCCCATCCCTCCAAAGGCTGTAAATTTGCTCCAGCATTTCCCTCTGTCTACGACCGCCTGCCTCACTAACTGCCACCGCCGCCGCTGCTAACTTTAGGAAAGGTCATTAACACAGAAGAACACAAGCAGCACTAAACCCCTCATGTTCCACCTGTGATTTTACAGTCATGACACTTTGCAACGTTTCATTAGAAGAGGAGTAACTTTTTGACATGTTCTATAAGGCTGTTGTTGTTATATTCATGTTTAGGGGTTTTATATTCCAATATGCTATGCAGCAGTCGTCAGGTAGAAAAATACAGAGATGTTGAGAGAGAAACCCTAAAAATGGGCAGGGAAGACACAAATCGAGGCAGTAATTGTTTCCCCCTGGTTTCATTCATGAGTCCAGTTGGATCCTGACAATACTCGAGTGTCTTTCTGAATGTCTGTGGGGAAATATTCCCcgtaacttttatttttttaatatctggCACAAGCATAAGATTCAGAATCAGACCCAACATGTAgcctatttttgtttttaattccacTATGTTTTTTAGATCACAAATACAGACTGTGTCCTAGTATTTCCTCTTATGCAGTCGCATGCTATGTGTAGGTCTGCTGGCTGTTTGCTGTAATCTTGTGGCATTTTTCAGCACAAGTTTTAAAAGCAGACGTGAGGCAATGCATAATATTTCCTCAGGCAGGCTTTGTTGGTTGCTAGCACGACTCATGCACCAAACAGGGTGAGCCTTGTGCTAAAAAATAGTTTATATTAGGCCACAAGGGAAATGGAAAAATCGAGGCTAtcacactgttttgttttataagtCAGTGGGGATTTAACTGAAATGGATGTGGGCTTTCTGGGTCTTCAtttgtggagaaaaaaaggTCAATTTTATGGAACAATACCCATGAATTGCCGTGGATTTGTTGCACTTTTAGCCTCTCTGTTAGCGAAAACCTGCTGCTCCATTTCAGGGGATTGCTCCGCCCTCCGACAGTGCTGTAGTCCCCCCACTCCTCAAGTGTTTGTATGCATCTCTGTGGTGGCTGTGTGCTCCCAGCACAGCACCTATTAGTCTTGGCCCGTACAGACAGCTCGAGTCAAAGATGAACCACGAGGCACTTCCTCTCGTAAATCACCGGCCCTGCGCTAAGCTGGGAAACAGCTGCTAACTGCTAGTTTGGTAGTGTTTCTCTGTTTCAAATGGGAGAGGGATGGCGCgggtgggggaggggggtggggtCACCAGGAGAGTGGGAGCTTTTGGGACACAGGAAGTGACCTTGTGACCCTGCCTGCTGGCCCTTGTGTCAGATTAcgggagggtgtgtgtgtgtatgtgtgcatacaTTTCCTGTACTGTGGCAGGTATAGATGACCGGCAGCGAATACTCTGTGAACTCCTGAGCAGACCTAATTTTTGAACGATGGATGAAATAAATTTGATCAGTGTGTGCTCCAGACCAGATCCTAATTTTGCTGCCTCCTTCTCCAGTTATGAAGAGTGGAACTTCTAAGATAGGACTAGTGCAGTCAAGGTAACACACATGGAGGTCTACACCTAAAAAGCCATTCAGACTAACATCCGACCTGCATTAAAACAAGGCTTGTAGCGGTGCTGGAAAAGGCGTGTTGTTTAAAGTACTGGATAGACATGAAATGTGATCCAGGAAGTCCAGTTTCAGCGTTTTAACCCCTAATGAACAGCACAGCACTGTGCAACAGCTTATAATGTTCACAACAGCGTTTTATAACTCTAGAAAGTTATCACAGCAgcaattattttctgttttgttgcacTGATAGTTAGGTAAACACAGTGTGTACAAAGTAATCCAGGAATGTGTTCCTTTCCAGATGACATTGTGAGAAATGATGCTGTGTTGACAAAAACCTGGCTCAGCTTTTGCCTTTGAGTAATACCACACAGACCACTGAGGCACACTACTTCTGTTTACCTCATGATGGTAGTGAGAGATTAATTTTCAGAGCAGTGAAGTTCTCacacacaacattaaaaaggttttgcagtGGTTTGATGTCTGAAAAGCTCCAACTCTGTCTAATCTGTAGTACAGAGCAGCTGGCTGAGTCTACGGccagttgtttttatttagagcCTTTTACTGCATGATTTCTATCACTGCCAGGGTGTTGGTTTAGTTTGTTTGTGTTAGCAGGATGACTCAAACGGATACGAGATTTGCATGAACATTTTACCAGAGATCGGGCCTTAAGCATTTGATTTGGATCTTTCCATTCAGAGTTGATGTGTACTTTGCCAGCAGAGAGCCTACAGAGCACATGGATGACGCCGTGAACTGGGATGAATAATTTTGATGATCTTTTGGATCTAGCAGTTCAATTGTAGTGGTGACTAGAGCCACTAGGTGTTggcttcttcttttctgtggtGGAGACTAAAGCTGAGAGTTGTATACAGACATCACAGAGACTTTTATTATGTATGACCAGCGATTATGGTGCTGTGAAGACCTGACATTGTATAGATGATATTATCCGTGTGATCCTGAAGCCCATTTTAGGTAAGCTAGCCGTATTTTGTTGCAAAATCTTTACGCACACAACCACACATTCAATCTACTGTGTCCACAACAAACTGAAACTTAGTAATGCCGCCTGCTGTGAGTCAAAAGTTGTGACCATCATAGTTATTAATGCAAAATAAAGTGCTTACAGTAAAGACGTCATCGTCACCCAGCTCCCCCTCATTCTGGAGTGCCGTAGAGGAGGTCGTGGAGCCTACAGACAGGAGAAGGGAATAAACTTTATTTCAGGTTGTTTAATTTTTACATACAACAAAGAATCTTTTGACGTCCTTTGATAACGTCATGGCAATCAAATAGCTCCTGACTTCCTCATCCTGTCCCTTACCAAAATTTTTTAacttgacaaaaaacaaactttactTTCTGGTACACGTTCCTCCACATACTTAACCTTCATTCATGTCCTTGCCAAGACTAACTGGTTATACCGGTGGATTGTGTTATGCTTTAAAACTTCAAACCTTGAACCAGCTAGTGAGTGTCTTATTCATTAAGTAGTGtggtttccttttctttatgtaGTCGGAAAGACGCAAACAATGGTTTAGTCATAACTAGAACGTGGAATTCCTGGAGAAATAGTAGCAAGCTGCTGCAGCTTTTAAAGTTCAGGAGGAGCATGGGATTGAAACAAGAAGTCTGCCTTTAGTGGACTATGGTGGGCACACATACAGCTGTGGTCAGAAGGCTACATACACCAATTATGTACATAAATGTGACGGTAATTTTCGGCTttgatgatttctttgaactgtccTTTTTCCAATGAttagcatacatctttaatgactttaaagcaGATATGATAAGTGTAtctaaacttctgaccacagctgtagactgtatataaaagatggacttaGCCACCCATCACCCATGACCTAGTAAGGTTTGTTGTAAAGACTTGAGACGAGCATTTGCTGTCTTACGTTTCTGAAACCAGACCTCgagaaaacaaagcagtgaAGTCTACAAAGACCGTATGCCCACTAAGCATATCTTGCTTTATCTTTCCCAGATAAGTACCATCATCTATAAAACAAATGTCCTGTTTTATACAGTAAGACTTGAAACTAACAAATGAGCCCATTAACCCAACAGGAGACTGTTTACTGACGTCGATTGACAATAAAGCTTTTCAGCTTCGGTTTGGGTGTGTTTAATTAGAGACTGGGCATATTTTA
This is a stretch of genomic DNA from Maylandia zebra isolate NMK-2024a linkage group LG13, Mzebra_GT3a, whole genome shotgun sequence. It encodes these proteins:
- the LOC101465467 gene encoding sprouty-related, EVH1 domain-containing protein 2, whose protein sequence is MIEETHPNDDSYIVRVKAVVMTRDDSSGGWLNQDGGALSRVGVCRLLPTELAPVLGSTSSQFFIRGERMRDNQVILDCPLRKDLVYTIATPTFHHWKVEDRRCGLSFQSPADARAFDRGVRKAIDDLAEGSTTSSTALQNEGELGDDDVFTNTTDSSSNSSQKLETSLQPLESSPLPQRHKCPLGFRHDPYRLSDHYYLDQPLSRIPRHVTFEDEEIVRINPRERSWERPAERHRGRHSDRSWLTGYEDYRHTTVRDKFINMDDPEPNVHFDKTEAQKHDYTYPLAPALSPSDSDPSLGPLNSKGQNVSYRQQFPSVVSSQPRSLLPSSSSSTNGGKGQKDDRMERAQCEHCGEAFYLSSNRRGRCQDAPDPVRMCIRRVSCMWLADTMLYHCMSDPEGDYSDACSCDGGEGSGGGCLGTRWLALFGLSLVAPCLCLYPPLHACHQVGLACGCCGGRHKALS